In Oryza sativa Japonica Group chromosome 3, ASM3414082v1, one DNA window encodes the following:
- the LOC4332927 gene encoding uncharacterized protein — protein sequence MARQQLLGLFLVLAIMVAVVWGDPSGGCDQDRQDMIRECKKYEGWPAEPKIEPSEACCAVWQRANIPCLCAGVTKEKEKVWCMEKVVYVAKFCKKPFQPGYQCGSYTVPSSLGQ from the exons ATGGCGAGACAACAACTCCTAGGTTTGTTCTTGGTCCTCGCCATTATGGTGGCGGTCGTGTggggcgaccctagcggcggctgCGACCAAGACCGGCAGGACATGATCCGGGAGTGCAAGAAGTACGAGGGGTGGCCGGCGGAGCCCAAAATCGAGCCGTCAGAGGCGTGCTGCGCCGTGTGGCAAAGGGCCAACATCCCCTGCCTGTGCGCCGGCGTCaccaaggagaaggagaaggtgtGGTGCATGGAGAAGGTCGTCTATGTCGCCAAGTTCTGCAAGAAGCCGTTCCAGCCTGGCTACCAGTGCGGAA GCTACACTGTTCCATCGAGCCTAGGGCAATAA
- the LOC4332928 gene encoding peroxidase 2-like: protein MANKLAALLVSFAMLMAAAAGFYTPPSPSTCGLKVGYYHDKCPHAEAIVRGAVGAAILRDPGVGAGLIRMLFHDCFVEGCDASVLLDPTPANPQPEKLAPPNNPSLRGFEVIDAAKTAVEAACPGVVSCADIVAFAARDASFFLSNSRVSFDMPSGRLDGRYSNASRTLDFLPPPKFNLGQLVANFAAKGLSVEDMVVLAGSHTVGRSHCSSFVPDRLAVPSDIDPSFAATLRGQCPASPSSGNDPTVVQDVETPNKLDNQYYKNVLAHKGLFTSDASLLTSPATMKMVLDNANIPGWWEDRFQKAMVKLAAVEVKTGGNGEVRRNCRAVNY, encoded by the exons ATGGCTAATAAGCTCGCTGCTCTGCTCGTCTCCTTCGCGATGCTcatggcggcggccgccggcttcTACACCCCGCCAAGCCCTTCCACGTGCGGACTCAAGGTCGGTTACTACCACGACAAGTGCCCGCACGCCGAGGCCATCGTCAGgggcgccgtcggcgccgccatcctccgcgaccccggcgtcggcgccggcctcaTCCGCATGctcttccacgactgcttcgtcgaG GGATGTGATGCGTCCGTGCTGCTCGACCCGACGCCGGCCAACCCGCAGCCGGAGAAGCTCGCCCCGCCCAACAACCCCAGCCTCCGCGGCTTCGAGGTCATCGACGCCGCCAAAACCGCCGTCGAGGCGGCATGCCCGGGcgtcgtctcctgcgccgacatcgTCGCCTTCGCCGCGCGCGACGCCTCCTTCTTCCTCAGCAACAGCAGGGTGTCGTTCGACATGCCGTCGGGCCGCCTCGACGGGCGCTACTCCAACGCGTCGCGCACCCTCgacttcctcccgccgcccaaGTTCAACCTCGGTCAGCTCGTCGCCAACTTCGCCGCCAAGGGGCTCAGCGTCGAGGACATGGTGGTGCTCGCCGGCTCCCACACCGTCGGCCGCTCGCACTGCTCGTCCTTCGTCCCCGACCGCCTCGCCGTGCCCTCCGACATCGACCCGTCGTTCGCCGCCACGCTGAGGGGTCAATGCCCGGCGAGCCCGAGCTCAGGCAACGATCCCACGGTGGTGCAGGACGTCGAGACGCCGAACAAGCTGGACAACCAGTACTACAAGAACGTGCTCGCTCACAAGGGGCTCTTCACCTCCGACGCGTCGCTCCTGACGTCGCCGGCCACGATGAAGATGGTGCTGGACAACGCCAACATCCCCGGGTGGTGGGAGGACAGGTTCCAGAAGGCAATGGTGAAGTTGGCCGCCGTCGAGGTGAAGAccggcggcaatggcgaggTCAGGAGGAACTGCCGGGCTGTGAATTACTAG
- the LOC4332929 gene encoding peroxidase 2, producing MARLAALLVSLAMLMAAVTAARVERAGAGFYTPPSPSTCGLKIGYYHDKCPHAEAIVKGVVAAALHRDPGVGAGLIRMLFHDCFVEGCDASVLLDPTPANPQPEKLAPPNNPSLRGFEVIDAAKDAVEAACPGVVSCADIVAFAARDASFFLSDSRVSFDIPSGRLDGRYSNASRALDFLPPPTFNLGQLVANFAAKGLSVEDMVVLSGAHTIGLSHCSSFVSDRLAVASDIDPSFAAVLRAQCPASPSSSNDPTVVQDVVTPNKLDNQYYKNVLAHRALFTSDASLLASPATAKMVVDNANIPGWWEDRFKTAMVKMAAVEVKTGSNGEIRRHCRAVN from the exons ATGGCTAGGCTGGCTGCTCTGCTCGTCTCCTTAGCGATGCTcatggcggcggtgacggcagcCCGGGTAGAAAGAGCGGGCGCCGGCTTCTACACACCGCCAAGCCCTTCCACCTGCGGCCTCAAGATCGGCTACTACCACGACAAGTGCCCGCACGCCGAGGCCATCGTCAagggcgtcgtcgccgccgccctccaccgcgaccccggcgtcggcgccggcctcaTCCGCATGctcttccacgactgcttcgtcgag GGATGTGATGCCTCCGTGCTGCTCGACCCGACGCCGGCCAACCCGCAGCCGGAGAAGCTCGCCCCGCCAAACAACCCCAGCCTCCGCGGCTTCGAGGTCATCGACGCCGCCAAGGACGCCGTCGAGGCGGCGTGCCCGGGcgtcgtctcctgcgccgacatcgTCGCCTTCGCCGCGCGCGACGCCTCCTTCTTCCTCAGCGACAGCAGGGTGTCCTTCGACATTCCGTCGGGACGCCTCGACGGGCGCTACTCCAACGCGTCGCGCGCCCTCgacttcctcccgccgccgacctTCAACCTCGGTCAGCTCGTCGCCAACTTCGCCGCCAAGGGGCTCAGCGTCGAGGACATGGTGGTGCTCTCCGGCGCCCACACCATCGGCCTCTCACACTGCTCGTCCTTCGTCTccgaccgcctcgccgtcgcctccgacaTCGACCCGTCGTTCGCCGCTGTCCTACGAGCCCAATGCCCGGCGAGCCCGAGCTCGAGCAACGACCCGACGGTGGTGCAGGACGTGGTGACGCCCAACAAGCTGGACAACCAGTACTACAAGAACGTGCTCGCGCACAGGGCGCTCTTCACCTCCGACGCGTCGCTcctggcgtcgccggcgacggcaaagaTGGTGGTGGACAACGCCAACATCCCCGGGTGGTGGGAGGACAGGTTCAAGACGGCCATGGTGAAGATGGCCGCCGTCGAGGTGAAGACCGGCAGCAACGGCGAAATCAGGAGACACTGCCGGGCTGTCAATTAA
- the LOC4332930 gene encoding pentatricopeptide repeat-containing protein At1g28690, mitochondrial translates to MQQRNNADSHRCAPRAPGYLRTAAALAAVVQSLLDEPRPRPRPGSQTLHAQLLESGLRPTDDLSVKLLLLHLRCGSHHNARAVFDGMPAPTHAAHNYLAAGYSRLGLPEEALGIVRRLARCTGRLNVFVLSMALKLSAALALPRAVREVHARVVRSVVESDDVLFAALVDAYVKNASLRYARRVFDVMPVRTVVSSTALIVGCMNEGLYEDAEEIFNTMDEKDVVVYNAMVEGYSKTEETAESSMEVFKSMHRARFRPTVSTFVSVLGACSLLSSPEIGEQVHCQVIKSSLSSDIKAGSALLDMYSKCGRVDDGRRIFDRMAERNVITWTSMIDGYGKNGLSDEALQLFEQMLRRHDDAIRPNHATFLSALSACARAGLLSRGQEVFQSMEREHALRPRMEHYACMVDLLGRFGSVRRAHDFIRGMPARPSSDVWAALLGAATLHGDVETAGLAAREVFELSRAAGRQRPGAYMAMSNTLAAAGKWDGVRQVREMMRRRGVLKDAACSWVGSE, encoded by the coding sequence atgcagcagCGAAACAATGCCGACTCCCATCGGTGCGCACCGCGCGCCCCCGGCTAcctccgcaccgccgccgcgctcgccgccgtcgtccagaGCCTCCTCGACGAGCCCCGGCCCCGGCCGCGGCCCGGGTCCCAGACCCTCCACGCGCAGCTACTCGAGTCCGGCCTCCGCCCCACCGACGACCTCTccgtcaagctcctcctcctccacctccgatGCGGCTCCCACCACAACGCGCGCGcggtgttcgacggaatgccgGCGCCGACCCACGCCGCGCACAACTACCTCGCCGCGGGGTACTCCCGCCTGGGCCTCCCCGAGGAGGCGCTCGGGATCGTGAGGCGGCTGGCGAGGTGCACGGGGAGGCTGAACGTGTTCGTGCTGTCGATGGCGCTCAAGCTGTCCGCGGCGCTGGCGCTGCCCCGCGCGGTGAGGGAGGTCCACGCCCGCGTGGTGAGGTCGGTCGTCGAGTCCGATGACGTCCTCTTCGCGGCGCTGGTGGACGCCTACGTGAAGAACGCGTCGCTTCGGTACGCGCGGCGGGTGTTCGACGTAATGCCGGTGCGGACCGTGGTGTCCTCGACGGCGTTGATCGTCGGGTGTATGAACGAAGGGCTGTACGAGGACGCTGAAGAGATATTCAACACGATGGACGAGAAGGACGTCGTGGTGTACAACGCCATGGTCGAAGGCTACAGCAAGACGGAGGAGACGGCAGAGAGCTCGATGGAGGTGTTCAAGTCGATGCATCGGGCGAGGTTCCGGCCGACCGTGTCGACGTTCGTGAGCGTTCTCGGCGCGTGCTCGCTCCTGTCCTCACCGGAGATCGGCGAGCAGGTGCACTGCCAGGTGATCAAGAGCAGCCTCTCCTCCGACATCAAGGCCGGGAGCGCGCTGCTCGACATGTACTCCAAGTGCGGCCGTGTCGACGACGGCCGGAGGATCTTCGACCGGATGGCGGAGCGGAACGTCATCACATGGACCTCGATGATCGACGGGTACGGCAAGAACGGCCTCTCCGACGAGGCTCTCCAGCTGTTCGAGCAGATGctgcggcggcacgacgacgccaTCCGGCCGAACCACGCCACGTTCCTGAGCGCCCTGtcggcgtgcgcgcgcgccgggctGCTGTCCCGGGGCCAGGAGGTGTTCCAGAGCATGGAGCGCGAGCACGCGCTGAGGCCGCGGATGGAGCACTACGCGTGCATGGTGGACCTGCTCGGCAGGTTCGGCAGCGTCCGCCGCGCCCACGACTTCATCAGGGGGATGCCGGCGAGGCCCAGCTCCGACGTGTGGGCGGCGCTGCTCGGGGCGGCCACGCTGCACGGGGACGTGGAGACGGCCGGCCTCGCCGCGAGGGAGGTGTTCGAGCTCAGCCGCGCCGCCGGGAGGCAAAGGCCCGGCGCCTACATGGCGATGTCGAACACGCTCGCGGCGGCCGGGAAATGGGACGGCGTGCGTCAGGTCCGGGAGATgatgcggcggcgaggggtACTGAAAGACGCTGCCTGCAGCTGGGTTGGCTCCGAGTGA